TGCGAAAATAAGATTGTCTTCGGTTAGTCTCTGCTTTCTTTCGTTAATGGCGTTGGCGGAATCTAAATCATCTTCGGATAGTATGCTGTTGTATGTTCCAGAATCCACTAAGTTTAAAAACGTGTCAGCTCCAGATGGTATGCTTAAATCTTCTGTAGAACTTATATAACCGCTGGTCTGTGCAATATCATTTAGAGAGTCGTAAGAGTTGGTGTAAACATTAAAGTAATTGGCCGTATTTAAGTTTTTTACAAACTGAATATTAAACAGGTCTAACTTATTAGTGACTTTGCTATCTGGATACCATTTATAATTAAAAGCACCTGTAAAGGTTTGCTTGTCTAAACCAATATTTGTTTGGCTAGAAGTTGCAGCTGTTAAACTGGTGTTAGGGAACATGTATTTTGGTATGATCTTCTCTGTGTTAAAGGGCGAAAATAACCTAGGAATAGTTAGTTTAAAATTTATCCCTAGTTCGTTAATATCAAAAAACTGGTCATTAATGTCATTATTATCTTTGGAGGCACCAATAGAGGTAAACCCTGAAATTTCTAAGGTTTCTGCCGCGTTAAATACATTTCTTATTAATAAGCTTGGGCTTATAGAGAAACCTATAGTCTGTATATTACTTTGTAGCGCTTCTGTACTAAATTCTAATTCGAATTTTTGTAAAGGTGTTAAATAAATATTAGCAGTAAGTGTGGTGTCAGGATTTTCTAGGTAATCTATGTTTGGGTATTTAAAGGTGCGTAAATCACTGATTTTTCTGGACGTTAAAGGTCTGTTGTTGTCTTTAAAAATGGTGTTTGGTGCAATAAAAACAGCATTAGTCAAAGCTCTAGGTTTGTATTTAAGTTTACCTACGCTATAAATATTGTAACCATCATAAGTGGTGGTGTCTGTAATAGATTGGTTTCTGTCCTTAAAAGAGTTGTTGGTATAGATGTTAACGTCTTTTACGTTATAAACTTTAAATTTTTCACGTCTTGAAACGTCTTCTTCTCTAATTAGTCTGTCTTCAATTATGGTTTCAATATTTATTTTGTGATTCCCCAAAATACTGTCCCCAACAAAGCTTACATAATCTTGACTAAAATGATATACACCATTGTCACGCATTAAATCAACAATCCGATCCTCTTCGCTATATATTTTAGAGATGCGGTATTGTTCTCCTGATTTTAATAAACTGTTCTTTTTATGTTGATTATAAATTTTCTCGACTTCTGGAGAGGCAATTTTAGAATATAATGTGTCTAATTTATAAGCTTCTCCGGTTGCTATATTGTAGTCAATACTTGCTTTTTTGTTCCCCTCATTAGTAACTGTATAATCTGCTTCTGCATTAAACCAACCATTAACTTTATAATAGTTTTGTATGCGTGTAATAGACTTGTTGGCAAGAACGGTATCCACTATTACTGGTGCTTCTCCAGTACGTTTTATCCATTTGTTAAAGTTGGCTTTAGACTCTAATCGCTTGTGTAACTGTTTTCTAGATAAAAAGCGTGATTTGCGTTGCATTTTATCCGGCTGACTGTAATACTCAGCGTTAAGGATGGAATCAATATTAGGACGTGCAGTATTGTATAAATAAAGTCTTAATGGTATGCTTGTAAAAGGTAGCGGTATTGTTGTGTTTGGTTTTTGATACAATAAATTTGATATAGTATCATTGGCTACTTTTTGGTTATTTATAGTTAATGTGTTCTTTGTTAAAAGCTGCTGATTATCTGCAACACGCTTTACGGTGTCACACCCACTAATTAGAAGTGTTAGAACTAATAAAATGACTATTTTAAACTGGAGATTTTTCAAATGAATTGTTTAATAATACCAACGGTTATAACAAATATGATGCCTAAAACGAGCATGATATTCAAAAATACACTATTTATTGTACAAACAAATTTTAAATAAATAGAAACAGACAAATGGTAACTGCATTTTTTTCGTTTTCTTTATAAAAAAATAATAATTTACTAGTGATTTCTAAAAATCAAATTAAAAATATAACGCGTTTAAAGCAAAAAAAATACAGACAACAAGACGGTTTGTTTATTGCTGAAGGCGGAAAAGTAATTAAAGAGTTTTTGAACTCTACTTTTCAATTATTAGAGTTGTTTACAACAGAAACGTTTAATGTAGAAAACGAAACAATTATCTCTGAGAAAGAGTTACAAAAAATTAGCTGTTTAACTAATGCAAATACCGCATTAGCTATTTTTAAAATTCCAGAAACTGTTGCGTTAAGTGCTGATGGCTTAATTTTAGCGTTGGATAGTGTCCGTGATCCTGGTAATTTAGGAACCATTATTAGATTATGTGATTGGTTTGGTGTTAAACAATTGGTTTGTAGTTTAGAAACCGTGGATTGTTACAACCCAAAAGTTGTACAGGCCACTATGGGATCGTTAACTAGAGTTAAGATATACTATACAGATTTAGAGCAGTATTTAAAAGGTGTATCTCTACCTGTTTTTGGTGCTTTTATGGAAGGGAGAAATGTGTACCAAACAAAGATGCCTAATGAAGGCGTTTTAGTTTTAGGAAACGAAGCTAATGGTATATCGAAAGCTATTGAAGGCTGTGTGACTGATAAAATAAGTATTCCAAGATTTGGAGAACTTCAAGCAACGGAAAGTTTAAACGTCGCTACTGCAGGAGCAATATTATTAAGTGAATTTAGAAGAGGATAGACTTGATTTGTGATGAAAGCTTTAAAGGATGAAACAGGAATTGTGAAAACAAGCCGATTAGTGGCTTTGTTGTCTTTTGTATTTGGGTCACTTATTTTGTTATTTTTTTACCTGACTAAAAATACTCTTTTTATGTTGCTAGGTATCGTCTTCCTATTTGGAGCTTTTATTTTAAATAGCATTTTGTTGATTGCATTACTTTTGAAATATTCTGAAGGTGAAGCTCCAAAAGATTTGAGAATTAGTATCTTAATAATATTAGCTAATATTCCTATTGCTTATTACTATTACCAAATAGCAATGCACATATTTAGTACTATAATTGACTGAGTGTAGCCTGTTTTTATTGTACAGTAAAGTTAATAAAAACGCCACGCGTTTGCATTTGACTGATGTTACCCGTCCAAGGACTATTTGGATCTTCGTCTCTAATAAGCTCATCTTTCATGGCAAAAACACCTCTGATAGATGGTGTAAACTTAAAACGGTCTAAATAGAAATCTATCCCAAAACCGAGTTCGAAAAACTGCATATTTTTTACCATTCTAAAATCTCCAGAGGAGTTGTCATCAGGGTTTTTCTCGTTACTAGATAGGTTAATAGCAGCAGATACTCCAGCTAAAACAAATGGTTTGAAATTATTAACACGTTTTGTTGAGATTTTTAATAATAGAGGGAAATAAACATATGTAGATTTTATTTCACGTAGCAAATCTGAGTCTGAAATATCGTCATCAAAATCGGCAAAATAGTTTTCTTGATATAGTAAGTTACGTTGAGAAATTACCAAGCCTGGCTCCAGTCGTAAATCTAAGTAATCATTAATTCGAAAATTTCCTAAAAGACCAACATTAAAACCTGTTGTTCGCTCTGTCTGGATGTCACCAATATTACTGTTATAATCAAATTTAAAATCTAAATTGTTAAAACCTAA
This portion of the Olleya sp. Bg11-27 genome encodes:
- a CDS encoding BamA/TamA family outer membrane protein; translation: MKNLQFKIVILLVLTLLISGCDTVKRVADNQQLLTKNTLTINNQKVANDTISNLLYQKPNTTIPLPFTSIPLRLYLYNTARPNIDSILNAEYYSQPDKMQRKSRFLSRKQLHKRLESKANFNKWIKRTGEAPVIVDTVLANKSITRIQNYYKVNGWFNAEADYTVTNEGNKKASIDYNIATGEAYKLDTLYSKIASPEVEKIYNQHKKNSLLKSGEQYRISKIYSEEDRIVDLMRDNGVYHFSQDYVSFVGDSILGNHKINIETIIEDRLIREEDVSRREKFKVYNVKDVNIYTNNSFKDRNQSITDTTTYDGYNIYSVGKLKYKPRALTNAVFIAPNTIFKDNNRPLTSRKISDLRTFKYPNIDYLENPDTTLTANIYLTPLQKFELEFSTEALQSNIQTIGFSISPSLLIRNVFNAAETLEISGFTSIGASKDNNDINDQFFDINELGINFKLTIPRLFSPFNTEKIIPKYMFPNTSLTAATSSQTNIGLDKQTFTGAFNYKWYPDSKVTNKLDLFNIQFVKNLNTANYFNVYTNSYDSLNDIAQTSGYISSTEDLSIPSGADTFLNLVDSGTYNSILSEDDLDSANAINERKQRLTEDNLIFATNFSYTKDRRDNLADEDFSIFSARLELAGNLFSATSKILGLEKNEDGKYEMFNVAFSQYVKTELNYIKHWSLGYKNVLAIRTFFGIAIPYGNSTNIPFTKSFFAGGANDNRAWSAYSLGPGSLNSSDEFNEANLKVALSAEHRFNLFGPLNGAFFVDAGNIWNVFDDINQEEATFSGLDSLKDIAVGSGFGLRYDFNFFVLRGDIGFKTYDPQYSLGNRWFKDYNFPNAVYNIGINYPF
- a CDS encoding TrmH family RNA methyltransferase, which gives rise to MISKNQIKNITRLKQKKYRQQDGLFIAEGGKVIKEFLNSTFQLLELFTTETFNVENETIISEKELQKISCLTNANTALAIFKIPETVALSADGLILALDSVRDPGNLGTIIRLCDWFGVKQLVCSLETVDCYNPKVVQATMGSLTRVKIYYTDLEQYLKGVSLPVFGAFMEGRNVYQTKMPNEGVLVLGNEANGISKAIEGCVTDKISIPRFGELQATESLNVATAGAILLSEFRRG
- a CDS encoding porin family protein, with amino-acid sequence MNTKPIYVLLFTLFAVTASQAQLFSKEKIRNLESVDKATISWGYYLGFNNLDFKFDYNSNIGDIQTERTTGFNVGLLGNFRINDYLDLRLEPGLVISQRNLLYQENYFADFDDDISDSDLLREIKSTYVYFPLLLKISTKRVNNFKPFVLAGVSAAINLSSNEKNPDDNSSGDFRMVKNMQFFELGFGIDFYLDRFKFTPSIRGVFAMKDELIRDEDPNSPWTGNISQMQTRGVFINFTVQ